In the Triticum aestivum cultivar Chinese Spring chromosome 2B, IWGSC CS RefSeq v2.1, whole genome shotgun sequence genome, TGCCCGGTTTATTAGGGGAAACCGGGCAAAAATCAGATACAAAGGGAACAAAGTCCCCTCACCGGTCGCCAAAAGCGACGGAACCCGAGAACAACACACCACCCACACGCGACGATAACCCAACAATGCCCCGAAAGGCACTACACCACCACACCACAAAGCACCACGCCGATAGAGGGAGAGAAACCAAGCCGCTATGTGCGGAGCAGGGATGGGCCACCCAAACATGGGAGGTGGTGAAGCGCACCACAAGAGCCCAGTGTCATCCAGAGTCCAGGAAAGTGAGGACCGTAGCATCCAGGGGCCGCCGCCCCCGGCATCCAACGCATAGACGTGCCCTGCACGCACCACTAGCACCACCCTCCGAGGCCGCCATCTTGACATCCTTGAGCTGCAACACCGCACGACACGGCCGCCTCGTAGCCCACACTGCACCGAATCGGAAGACAACTCACAGACCACGACCGCCACGCCAAAATCTGGACCCATTGCCCCGACGCACAAGTCAGACCATGTCGGAGGGACACCGCGATCGAGCCGACGAACTCACCACCCGCATGGTACAAGGTTGCCACCCATTCCATGCAAGCCACAACCCCACCCCCACGGGGGCATCGCGGCACGACAATCCGAGGCCATTGCCTCGACATACAACCACTGTCTGAGTCATTGGCTAGATGAGCGACGCCCAAACAGGACGATCAAAGGTTGATCTTAGTATGGAAGGAGGCAGGGCAGGAAAGAACCTGACGCCGCAGAAGTCAACGGGAGGAGCAAAACCCTAATCACCTAGCGATAGGAACGGTTCGCGGCATCAAATACATTCTCTTGGTCTTTCTCACCCGACCGGagatttttaaatttgttttttaGAGCATTTGCAAAAATAGAGAGAAAATCTGGAGTGCACACCATCCTTATTTTTTGAAGAGAGAACAGTGCAGACCATACTTTGTTTTAAGAGACAAGAGNNNNNNNNNNNNNNNNNNNNNNNNNNNNNNNNNNNNNNNNNNNNNNNNNNNNNNNNNNNNNNNNNNNNNNNNNNNNNNNNNNNNNNNNNNNNNNNNNNNNNNNNNNNNNNNNNNNNNNNNNNNNNNNNNNNNNNNNNNNNNNNNNNNNNNNNNNNNNNNNNNNNNNNNNNNNNNNNNNNNNNNNNNNNNNNNNNNNNNNNNNNNNNNNNNNNNNNNNNNNNNNNNNNNNNNNNNNNNNNNNNNNNNNNNNNNNNNNNNNNNNNNNNNNNNNNNNNNNNNNNNNNNNNNNNNNNNNNNNNNNNNNNNNNNNNNNNNNNNNNNNNNNNNNNNNNNNNNNNNNNNNNNNNNNNNNNNNNNNNNNNNNNNNNNNNNNNNNNNNNNNNNNNNNNNNNNNNNNNNNNNNNNNNNNNNNNNNNNNNNNNNNNNNNNNNNNNNNNNNNNNNNNNNNNNNNNNNNNNNNNNNNNNNNNNNNNNNNNNNNNNNNNNNNNNNNNNNNNNNNNNNNNNNNNNNNNNNNNNNNNNNNNNNNNNNNNNNNNNNNNNNNNNNNNNNNNNNNNNNNNTCTCCTCCTGCCCGTCAGACCCAGTTCGATCTCGCGGCTGGGATTTGCTGAGCGCGCCGATCGCCTCCCGGGATTCGCTGAGCGTGTTGGTTCAAGAAATCGTAGCGTTTGCTGGGCGGTGCCCTGTAACTAATCGATCCTGTGACTGTTGTGGTGTCGCGGCAGGTACAACGGGATTTGCTTGATGGCGCAGAAGCTCGTGAACATCATAAAGCAGATGGATCCGAGGGACCCTTTCAGAATCGAGATGACGGACATGCTCATCGATAAGCTGTAAGACGCCGCAGACCCTCGATGCATGTGTGATGCTGTATGCATTTGTTTGTTTGAAATTTTTACTGCATACTGTGAGGACTGTATATCCATCATGGGCCGCAACCTTGTGAGAATGCTCCAGGCTTATCTGCAATTGCCACTTTGATTGTTATTATAGAGTTAGAGATGTGTGAGGCTTTTGATGTGTGCTCTTGTCTATAAATTAAGGACCCTGGTAAGTACCGAACGTCATGtacgagcacatggcaactctgaACATTTTCGGCGGCATGTTTAGTGACGTGAGGATGGCAACTTTCGTGCTTGCGTGACTGGAATTGCCGTGTGTCACTGCACATTGTCATCCTTGTGTGACTGGAATTGCCATCAAAAAACGTCAGGGCCAGAGTGCCACGCACCTGctgtgtggcacttatcatttgagTATATTAATTGTACTTTCGACATATGTTAGCACTACTTGATTATTTGCCCAGAATGCATAAACCTCTCTGAGATTATCGGTTTCTCATTATACTGTTCTGCTTATGTCTGAGCATGCTCGTGTTGGTTGAGTAAGCCATCTTACCAGAATCATCTAAAACTATTTCCTTTTGGTTAAATCATGCAGTTCTTGCTTGCCACTTCCGCTTATTCCTTGCTACTTTCACTGGCCTGCTCATTTGTCTAGTCTAAAGAAGTTTTCTTGAATTTCAGGTATAATATGGGTGTAATTCCAACAAAGAAGAGCTTGGTTAAATGTGAGAAACTTTCAGTGAGCGCCTTCGCCAGGTCTCTTTGTCTCTCTCCCGGGTTATAACATTCTTTGATCGCTGAATATAGTGCATTTTATTTGCCAGTTAATTTTAGAAAGCGTTTATTGCCAAGAATCACTCAATGACCTGTGTACGTGTCATATTTCACTTACCATATTGTTTGCTAAACTATTGTAGGCGGAGACTTGCAACAATTATGGTGAAGCTCAAGTTTGCTGAACACCTTAAAGAGGCCGTCACCTACATTGAACAGGGCCATGTGCGTGTAGGCCCAGAGACGGTCACCGATCCAGCCTTCCTTGTGACCAGGAACATGGAGGATTTCATCACCTGGGTGGATTCCTCAAAGATCAAGAAGAAGATCATGGAGTATAATGGTGCATTGGATGATTATGATGCCATGATTTAAAGATATGTTGTGATAGTAGAAATTTTGGGAACATCAGTGGTTCAGTGTAGCTACTCCTGTAATATTTTTTAAACCTGAATCTGAGGCTAAAATATGTCGAGGTAGTTATCTGTTGCAAAGCTACTTGTGTGATGAAAGCTAAACTGCTATAGAATGCAAATGCCATAATCAGTTCATACTTGTCCCCTTCCGCTTTCCCTTGCACATGCTGATACAGTATCATACATAAATTTTGATGTTCAGCTGAATATGTACAATGTGCGTTCTACTCTGCAAGTTGATTGAATTGCTTGTTGCTAACAAATTGTGCTCTGATAAAAGCACGTTGTGTAATTCCCTGATCTTCCTGTCTATGAATTGTATATGTAGCTGGACTTCGGATGAATTGCTGATATGAAGTATCATAAGTTGTGATGCTGCTCTTTGACGAATGAAGAAGCAAATTTGGACAATAAGCTGGGAACCCAGGAATAAATTAACGCAAAAGACTAGCTAGTTTCTCCTATTTACTGCTTGGTTTTACAACAAACGTACAGGTGTATTGGCTAGGATGGCAGGGGATTGCTTAGCTCTCTATGGTTTGAAGGTGTACCCCCAGAATTAGCTCCATTTTTTCTTGATGATGCAGCTCTTATCACAAGTTAATAAAAGACGTTCCTTGATGTAAAGAAAAGTTACCACGGAGCTGACGAAACAAATCACTGGGAAATTCTTATCTCTGAATTACAGCAAGAGCAGTTTCCTTACAGCGATACAAAGAAGCAGCCTTGTTTTGTTGTTGTTGATGTACAGAT is a window encoding:
- the LOC123046978 gene encoding U3 small nucleolar ribonucleoprotein protein IMP3 (The sequence of the model RefSeq protein was modified relative to this genomic sequence to represent the inferred CDS: added 134 bases not found in genome assembly); this encodes MRKLKFHEKKLLKKTNFLLWKREGGHREAAVTQRYSLVDRDDYKKYNGICLMAQKLVNIIKQMDPRDPFRIEMTDMLIDKLYNMGVIPTKKSLVKCEKLSVSAFARRRLATIMVKLKFAEHLKEAVTYIEQGHVRVGPETVTDPAFLVTRNMEDFITWVDSSKIKKKIMEYNGALDDYDAMI